One Serpentinicella alkaliphila DNA segment encodes these proteins:
- a CDS encoding tRNA (adenine(22)-N(1))-methyltransferase — MEIQLTPRLKMIAMQVIPGSRVVDVGTDHGYIPIYLIQNKLSDFVIASDVNEGPIKSAKNNIERFKCNGHIETRLGSGLETISPGEINTAIIAGMGGILITELLDANVEITKSIKNFILQPMQAQNILRKHLVQNGFKIVKDLLVKEDNKIYEIIVATEGKQEVSNELYFDIGFYLNTNPKELAIEFIGNKINKEKRIINQIESANMNNTVEIYETSKLKLIQLEEVLSCLELE; from the coding sequence ATGGAAATTCAACTAACACCAAGATTAAAAATGATAGCTATGCAAGTGATACCTGGAAGTAGAGTGGTTGATGTAGGTACCGACCATGGTTATATTCCAATTTATTTAATACAAAACAAATTGAGTGATTTCGTTATTGCTTCTGACGTTAATGAGGGGCCAATTAAAAGTGCTAAAAACAATATTGAAAGGTTTAAATGTAATGGACATATAGAAACGAGACTTGGTAGTGGATTAGAAACCATTAGTCCTGGTGAAATTAATACAGCAATTATAGCGGGTATGGGTGGAATATTAATTACTGAGCTTTTAGATGCAAATGTTGAAATTACTAAAAGTATTAAAAATTTTATTCTTCAACCTATGCAGGCTCAAAACATACTAAGGAAGCATTTAGTACAAAACGGTTTTAAAATAGTTAAAGATTTATTGGTTAAGGAAGATAATAAAATATATGAGATCATTGTTGCTACAGAAGGAAAACAAGAAGTGAGTAACGAATTGTATTTTGATATAGGATTTTACCTCAATACAAATCCTAAAGAATTAGCAATAGAGTTCATTGGTAATAAAATAAACAAAGAAAAGAGAATAATTAACCAAATAGAATCGGCTAATATGAACAATACAGTTGAAATTTATGAGACAAGCAAATTGAAGCTAATCCAATTAGAGGAGGTGTTAAGTTGTCTCGAGTTAGAATAG
- the rpoD gene encoding RNA polymerase sigma factor RpoD codes for MDKLIEKGKKRGMITYTEIMNTFDNVDIDKDQIDELYEHLATMGIDVVGEKEELDLDSDIDLEVDLEVDLEEDIPDENIEEDLSFLKGINIDDPVRMYLKEIGKVPLLTGEEEIALAQRMEDGDEDAKKKLVEANLRLVVSIAKRYVGRGMLFLDLIQEGNLGLIKAVEKFDYRKGYKFSTYATWWIRQAITRAIADQARTIRIPVHMVETINKLIRVSRQLLQELGREPKPEEIATEMDISEDKVREILKIAQEPVSLETPIGEEEDSHLGDFIPDEDAPAPAEAAAFSLLKEQLVDVLDTLTPREQKVLRLRFGLDDGRARTLEEVGKKFEVTRERIRQIEAKALRKLRHPSRSKKLKDYLE; via the coding sequence ATGGATAAGCTGATAGAAAAAGGCAAAAAAAGAGGTATGATTACTTATACTGAAATTATGAATACCTTTGACAATGTTGATATTGATAAGGATCAAATAGATGAATTATATGAGCATTTAGCTACTATGGGTATTGATGTGGTTGGAGAAAAAGAAGAGCTTGATCTTGATTCTGACATTGATTTAGAGGTTGATTTAGAAGTTGATTTAGAAGAGGATATTCCTGATGAGAATATTGAAGAGGACTTAAGTTTTTTAAAGGGTATTAATATTGATGATCCAGTTAGAATGTATTTAAAAGAAATAGGTAAAGTACCATTGCTAACTGGAGAAGAAGAAATTGCATTAGCACAACGAATGGAAGATGGAGATGAGGATGCTAAGAAAAAATTAGTTGAGGCAAATCTACGTCTAGTTGTAAGTATTGCTAAACGTTATGTAGGACGTGGAATGCTATTCTTAGATCTAATTCAGGAAGGTAATTTAGGACTAATTAAAGCAGTTGAAAAGTTTGATTATCGTAAAGGATATAAGTTTAGTACTTACGCAACTTGGTGGATAAGACAAGCTATTACAAGAGCTATTGCAGATCAAGCCCGAACTATAAGAATCCCTGTTCATATGGTTGAAACTATTAATAAATTAATAAGAGTTTCTAGACAATTATTACAAGAGTTAGGTAGAGAACCTAAACCTGAAGAAATAGCAACTGAAATGGACATTTCTGAAGATAAAGTTAGAGAAATATTAAAAATAGCACAGGAGCCTGTATCTTTAGAAACTCCAATTGGTGAAGAAGAAGACAGCCATTTAGGGGACTTTATACCAGATGAGGATGCTCCTGCACCAGCTGAAGCTGCTGCGTTCTCTTTATTAAAAGAGCAGTTGGTAGATGTTTTAGATACTTTAACACCTAGAGAACAAAAAGTGTTGAGATTAAGATTTGGACTTGATGACGGAAGAGCTAGAACTCTTGAAGAGGTTGGTAAGAAATTTGAAGTCACACGTGAGAGAATTCGACAGATAGAAGCAAAGGCCTTGAGAAAACTAAGACATCCAAGTAGAAGTAAAAAACTAAAGGATTATTTAGAATAA